In the Nitrospirales bacterium LBB_01 genome, one interval contains:
- the hemW gene encoding radical SAM family heme chaperone HemW produces MESNDTYIYIHIPFCLKKCRYCDFYSIPYSLKLEQIYIKALIKEILLRRAEISQIRTLYFGGGTPTVISNESFSAIMKVLYDNFKFRPDVEITVEANPATIQSDYDNLKYLKQLGVNRISLGVQSFSDDLLKSLGRLHSSDDAREAICRVSEIYPNFSLDLMYAIPGQSIETWQDTVNEALSYNPAHISAYELTPEEHTPLWTDIKIGNTHLVDEDTTIEMYDFLTSTLKQARYDHYEISNYAHRDRQCQHNLNYWRQGFYTGFGTAAHSHVSADGLTKRYSNAANINTYAAAINNGTLPIVEPLIVTENEAEKERIFLGLRTSCGVHFDNIPKAAAELLNAGLIEINCNLITLTEKGFLVSNYCICQLIE; encoded by the coding sequence GTGGAAAGTAACGATACCTACATATACATACATATTCCTTTTTGTCTGAAAAAATGCCGGTATTGCGATTTCTATTCAATTCCTTATAGTTTAAAGTTAGAACAGATATATATCAAAGCGCTGATAAAGGAAATACTGTTGCGCCGTGCTGAAATATCACAAATCCGGACACTTTATTTTGGCGGGGGCACGCCTACTGTTATATCTAATGAATCATTTTCAGCCATTATGAAGGTGCTTTATGATAACTTTAAATTCCGACCGGATGTTGAGATTACAGTTGAAGCAAATCCGGCAACTATTCAAAGCGATTATGATAATCTCAAATATCTGAAGCAACTCGGAGTAAACAGAATAAGTCTGGGAGTCCAATCATTTAGCGATGATTTACTGAAATCATTGGGAAGGCTCCATAGCAGTGATGATGCACGTGAGGCAATCTGCAGGGTCAGCGAGATTTATCCAAATTTTTCGTTGGATTTAATGTATGCAATACCTGGACAGAGCATAGAAACGTGGCAGGATACGGTAAATGAAGCGCTAAGCTACAATCCTGCCCATATATCGGCTTATGAGCTGACTCCAGAGGAACATACGCCGCTATGGACTGACATCAAAATTGGCAACACACATCTTGTGGATGAAGACACAACAATAGAGATGTATGATTTCTTAACCAGTACGCTTAAACAAGCACGATACGACCACTATGAAATATCCAACTATGCACATAGAGACAGGCAGTGTCAGCATAATTTAAACTATTGGAGGCAAGGGTTTTATACAGGATTTGGAACTGCGGCACATTCACACGTTTCAGCAGACGGCTTAACTAAAAGATACTCTAATGCGGCAAACATAAACACATACGCTGCGGCTATCAATAACGGGACACTGCCAATTGTAGAGCCGCTTATAGTGACAGAAAATGAAGCGGAAAAAGAAAGAATTTTTTTAGGGCTGCGAACCAGCTGCGGAGTGCATTTTGACAATATTCCCAAAGCTGCGGCAGAACTCTTAAACGCCGGACTCATTGAAATCAACTGCAATCTAATAACGTTAACAGAAAAGGGATTTTTGGTTAGTAATTATTGTATTTGTCAGCTTATTGAATAA
- a CDS encoding PQQ-like beta-propeller repeat protein, with protein MYIGSWDTYVYALKSDGTLKWKYKTAGSIAPLASPTLSPDGLSVYVGAGDANSTTDGTLYALNSSDGTLKWSKKVDNTRASGAVVGSDGTIYISGNGRVTALKSDGTQIWQSADGTAGNLTPALSSSGIIYVGTASTGKVYALNSSTGATLWSYQTGTNPDSSSATKYGVLTAPVIGADATVYVGAIDGKMYALKSDGTLLWSYSTSKSIAENCPAIGADGTLFFSSSDTTLYAVKGSSSSGNSTTTTTTALSGGTSTTASTTTTTVNATTIISNSKSQVTYYLPYFHTNASGVTYCVASNMSSESLTVSFTVGSNPNGTSTGTPNTFTTALASKTTRQYAFSGQSVTGGSDTISISSDAGSSDAYAGTLKFSTTATTTGITATCKSLVMACFQGTTSPRRNLIGYVCEDDSTEGPGGNKIMLGF; from the coding sequence ATATACATAGGTTCTTGGGATACATACGTCTATGCCCTGAAATCAGACGGTACCCTTAAATGGAAATATAAAACCGCAGGTTCGATAGCTCCCCTTGCATCCCCTACTTTAAGCCCCGATGGACTTAGTGTGTATGTGGGAGCAGGGGACGCCAACAGTACAACTGACGGCACTCTTTATGCGCTAAACTCCTCTGACGGCACTCTTAAATGGAGTAAAAAAGTAGATAATACAAGAGCCAGCGGCGCTGTTGTTGGATCTGACGGCACCATATATATCAGCGGAAATGGCAGGGTCACTGCACTTAAATCGGATGGGACACAGATATGGCAATCGGCTGATGGTACTGCAGGAAATTTAACGCCTGCCCTTTCCTCATCGGGTATTATTTATGTGGGCACAGCGAGTACCGGCAAAGTATATGCTCTCAATTCCAGCACTGGCGCTACTTTGTGGTCATACCAGACAGGAACGAATCCTGACTCCTCATCAGCCACCAAGTATGGAGTTCTAACAGCTCCGGTCATCGGTGCTGACGCTACTGTTTATGTGGGAGCAATAGATGGAAAAATGTATGCCCTGAAATCAGACGGCACACTTCTGTGGTCATATTCAACTTCAAAAAGTATTGCGGAAAACTGCCCGGCAATAGGGGCCGACGGCACCCTGTTTTTCAGCTCATCCGATACAACCCTCTATGCGGTGAAAGGATCATCGTCAAGCGGCAACTCAACTACCACAACCACAACGGCGTTATCAGGCGGCACTTCAACTACAGCCTCAACAACCACTACAACAGTAAACGCAACTACCATAATTTCCAACAGCAAATCACAAGTTACATATTATCTGCCGTACTTCCACACAAACGCCAGTGGTGTGACATATTGTGTAGCGTCTAATATGTCATCAGAGAGTTTAACCGTGTCGTTTACGGTAGGCTCAAACCCTAACGGTACTTCAACAGGGACACCAAATACTTTTACTACGGCACTTGCTTCTAAAACAACACGTCAGTATGCTTTTAGCGGACAAAGTGTGACAGGCGGTTCAGATACAATAAGTATATCGTCGGATGCGGGTAGTTCTGACGCTTATGCAGGTACGTTGAAGTTTTCCACAACGGCAACAACTACCGGCATAACTGCAACATGTAAGAGTCTTGTTATGGCGTGTTTTCAGGGAACGACCAGCCCACGTCGTAACCTGATAGGGTATGTATGTGAAGACGACAGCACAGAGGGCCCGGGCGGCAATAAGATTATGCTTGGGTTTTAG
- a CDS encoding PQQ-like beta-propeller repeat protein has protein sequence MKSNCLERYSEKLNRHVKGCVFILAAAVLCCLFVFYADKTYSASSSPWSMFHHDAQHTGQSAYNGPQTSTLKWSYQSSTSTNVPPNTPSISNDGLTIYSNFASSQVLAISVDTGQVQWTATVNGGGATAVATDGTIYAVAGTSLYTLTSTGSTKWTFSEATKNIYGEPCIGSDGTIYT, from the coding sequence ATGAAATCTAACTGCTTAGAACGTTATAGTGAAAAGTTGAATAGGCACGTGAAAGGCTGCGTTTTTATTTTAGCAGCGGCTGTTTTATGCTGCCTATTTGTCTTTTATGCTGACAAAACATATAGTGCCAGTTCAAGCCCATGGTCCATGTTTCATCACGATGCACAGCATACAGGGCAGAGCGCCTATAACGGGCCGCAAACAAGTACCTTAAAGTGGAGTTATCAGAGCAGCACTAGTACAAATGTACCGCCCAACACCCCCAGCATAAGTAACGATGGACTAACAATATATTCTAATTTTGCCTCAAGTCAAGTACTTGCCATCAGTGTCGACACAGGGCAAGTACAGTGGACTGCTACTGTAAATGGCGGCGGGGCAACGGCTGTTGCCACTGATGGCACGATATACGCCGTTGCTGGAACTAGTCTTTATACCCTTACATCTACAGGGAGTACAAAGTGGACTTTTTCTGAAGCAACAAAAAATATTTATGGTGAGCCGTGCATAGGATCTGACGGCACTATATATACATAG
- the mltG gene encoding endolytic transglycosylase MltG, with amino-acid sequence MKKKLIISTLISGLLFFAYFFVELRMPVKFPKDEVELYIAKGTTFRGAVNKLVKEGVLRRFSLIYFAGKFKGFDRRIKVGFYRFKSGQSPLSVIDTLGLGDTVKIKVSIVPGETLMDVSRKFGDVNKTEEITDSTELSADFLKHAQDADTLKSLNVKSPSLEGYLYPDTYLIEKGISSKDALNAMVSNLRKHYPPDFKEKASVLGMTENQVLTLASIIEKEAKLDSERFQISAVYHNRLRLQMQLQADPTAIYGVKSYKEGVTKSDLKNVTPYNTYRIYGLPPGPIAMPQQRSIQAALEPADVSYLYFVAKGDGSHRFSETYDEHTRNVGMYRNTVNKAVAADKIQKPVKVTRKTAKVHSKKKRSSARKRKRR; translated from the coding sequence ATGAAAAAGAAACTCATTATCTCAACTCTCATAAGTGGACTGCTCTTTTTTGCCTACTTTTTTGTTGAGCTGCGTATGCCTGTCAAGTTTCCAAAGGATGAGGTAGAGCTATACATTGCAAAAGGGACGACCTTTAGAGGCGCTGTTAATAAACTTGTCAAAGAGGGGGTTTTAAGAAGGTTTTCGTTAATCTACTTTGCCGGTAAATTTAAGGGATTTGACCGGAGGATAAAGGTTGGTTTCTATAGGTTTAAAAGCGGACAGTCGCCGCTATCTGTAATTGATACGTTAGGCTTGGGAGATACTGTCAAAATAAAGGTCAGTATAGTGCCGGGAGAAACCCTAATGGATGTCTCCCGCAAGTTTGGCGATGTCAACAAGACTGAGGAGATAACGGATAGCACAGAGCTGAGTGCGGATTTCTTAAAACATGCCCAAGATGCCGATACCCTAAAGAGTTTAAATGTAAAGTCTCCGTCGCTTGAGGGCTATCTATATCCTGACACGTATCTGATAGAAAAGGGTATCTCCTCAAAGGATGCGTTAAACGCAATGGTAAGCAATCTTAGGAAACACTATCCGCCGGATTTTAAAGAGAAGGCATCGGTACTCGGTATGACGGAAAATCAGGTGCTGACTCTGGCTTCTATTATTGAGAAAGAGGCAAAACTTGACAGCGAACGTTTTCAGATTTCCGCTGTGTATCATAACAGGTTAAGACTGCAGATGCAGCTTCAGGCTGACCCAACTGCCATATACGGAGTAAAGAGCTACAAGGAGGGGGTAACTAAGAGCGATCTAAAAAATGTTACACCTTATAATACATATAGGATTTATGGACTACCGCCTGGGCCAATAGCCATGCCCCAGCAACGATCAATACAGGCGGCTCTTGAACCTGCCGATGTATCATACCTATACTTTGTAGCCAAAGGAGACGGCTCTCACAGGTTTTCAGAGACCTATGATGAACACACAAGAAATGTTGGAATGTACAGAAACACTGTTAATAAAGCGGTTGCTGCTGATAAAATACAAAAACCAGTTAAAGTCACAAGAAAAACTGCTAAGGTACATAGTAAGAAAAAAAGATCATCTGCTCGTAAACGAAAAAGACGATAA
- the ispG gene encoding flavodoxin-dependent (E)-4-hydroxy-3-methylbut-2-enyl-diphosphate synthase, whose protein sequence is MLKRAKTRQIRLSKVAIGGDSPVTVQSMTKTRTTDVESTAYQINSLEIAGCELIRLAVPNMDAALCLGKIKERIHIPMIADIHFDWKLALEAVAQGVDGLRINPGNIGPLWKVQEVVTACKDNGIPIRIGVNGGSLQKDILTKYGHPTPEAIVESAERHIEILDNMNFKEIKVSLKASNVPITIEAYRLFSARHDIPLHIGISEAGIPETGIIKSAVGLGTLLYDGIGDTMRVSLTSEPEEEVRVAYEILKSLGIRQRGINFISCPTCGRTRVNLVKLAHEASERLKSVKSTVTVAIMGCEVNGPGEAKEADYGIASGSGEGLLFKKGEVVRKVKESDLITALIDLINEEVN, encoded by the coding sequence ATGTTAAAAAGAGCAAAAACCAGACAGATTCGCCTCTCTAAGGTTGCTATAGGCGGAGATTCGCCCGTAACCGTGCAATCAATGACAAAGACCAGAACCACTGATGTTGAAAGCACAGCGTATCAGATTAATTCCCTTGAAATAGCTGGTTGTGAGCTTATACGTCTTGCCGTACCAAATATGGATGCTGCGCTTTGTTTAGGAAAAATAAAGGAGCGAATACACATTCCCATGATAGCAGATATACATTTTGACTGGAAACTGGCACTTGAGGCAGTGGCTCAAGGGGTGGACGGGTTGCGGATAAATCCTGGCAATATAGGCCCCTTGTGGAAAGTACAAGAGGTTGTGACAGCGTGTAAAGACAATGGCATTCCGATTCGCATTGGTGTAAACGGCGGGTCGCTTCAGAAAGACATATTGACTAAATATGGGCATCCGACGCCAGAGGCGATAGTGGAAAGCGCCGAGCGTCATATTGAAATACTTGACAACATGAACTTTAAAGAAATAAAAGTGTCCCTTAAGGCGTCAAATGTGCCAATTACTATAGAAGCCTACCGCCTGTTCAGCGCTCGGCACGACATTCCTCTTCACATTGGTATTTCTGAGGCCGGGATACCTGAAACCGGAATAATAAAAAGCGCCGTTGGGCTTGGAACGCTGCTATATGATGGAATTGGGGATACGATGAGGGTGTCTCTAACAAGTGAGCCTGAGGAGGAGGTGCGCGTTGCGTATGAGATATTAAAATCTTTGGGGATTCGTCAGCGGGGTATAAATTTCATATCATGCCCGACCTGCGGCCGCACGCGTGTTAATCTGGTAAAACTTGCGCATGAGGCATCGGAGCGGCTAAAGAGTGTAAAGAGCACAGTGACTGTGGCAATAATGGGCTGTGAGGTCAATGGCCCTGGTGAGGCCAAAGAGGCCGACTATGGGATAGCCAGCGGCAGCGGCGAAGGGCTGCTATTTAAGAAGGGCGAGGTCGTCAGAAAGGTAAAAGAGTCCGATTTGATTACAGCCCTCATTGATTTAATAAATGAAGAGGTAAATTAA
- a CDS encoding pilus assembly protein HicB translates to MKKTDMYHKWVEWSDKDQAYIGRCPDLITGIHGDDPVKLYSELCEVVDDVISHFEAEKRKLPTPRIRPMQDVV, encoded by the coding sequence ATGAAAAAAACAGATATGTACCATAAGTGGGTTGAATGGAGTGACAAGGATCAAGCATATATCGGAAGGTGTCCTGATTTGATTACCGGTATTCATGGGGATGATCCTGTAAAATTGTACTCTGAGCTATGTGAGGTTGTTGATGATGTAATTAGTCATTTTGAGGCTGAGAAGCGCAAACTCCCCACTCCCAGAATAAGACCCATGCAAGATGTTGTATAG
- a CDS encoding type II toxin-antitoxin system HicA family toxin, whose product MAKKVRELINELLEAGFYEILGGGKGSHRKYAHIRYAGAVTISGRSGDDAKPYQEKQIKQAIETVKQ is encoded by the coding sequence ATGGCAAAGAAGGTCAGGGAGCTTATTAATGAGCTTTTAGAGGCAGGGTTCTATGAAATTTTGGGTGGCGGTAAAGGATCACATCGTAAATATGCACATATCAGGTATGCTGGAGCAGTGACTATAAGTGGGAGGTCAGGCGATGACGCTAAACCTTATCAGGAAAAGCAAATTAAACAGGCTATAGAAACGGTGAAACAATGA
- a CDS encoding tyrosine--tRNA ligase, protein MFTPEEQLSELTRGVSEIITESEFVEKLRKSYETQIPLKIKAGFDPTAPDIHLGHTVLIEKMRQFQELGHEVIFLIGDFTGMIGDPSGKNELRKPLSKEEVLANAQTYREQIFKILAPEKTKIVFNSEWFTQMDAIGIARLGAMQTVARMLERDDFKKRFASQNSITLLEFYYPLFQGYDSVHLKADVELGGTDQRFNLLMGRDLQRTHAQKEQVVIMLPLLEGLDGVNKMSKSLGNYIGINEPPNEIFGKIMSISDELMLKYFDMLSHKSAQELTTLKDALKAGTYHPKKAKENLAIEIVERYHGHDESLKAKEHFDKVFTAHEIPTDMKEVVIMSAEAVWICKIMKDNALAVSTSEAMRAIKQGGVKIDGRVVTDANEKLSKGQFVISVGKRKFLKVNIN, encoded by the coding sequence ATGTTTACTCCTGAAGAACAGCTGTCTGAACTCACACGGGGAGTTTCAGAGATAATCACTGAGTCGGAGTTTGTTGAAAAACTCAGAAAATCGTATGAAACCCAAATCCCTCTAAAAATCAAGGCCGGGTTTGACCCCACAGCGCCGGATATTCACCTTGGACACACAGTTCTCATTGAAAAGATGAGACAGTTTCAGGAATTAGGTCATGAGGTCATATTTCTGATAGGCGACTTTACCGGAATGATTGGCGACCCAAGCGGAAAAAACGAACTGCGAAAACCCCTTTCTAAAGAAGAAGTCCTTGCAAACGCTCAGACCTATAGAGAGCAGATTTTTAAAATCCTCGCTCCCGAAAAAACAAAAATCGTGTTTAACAGCGAATGGTTCACTCAGATGGATGCTATCGGGATTGCCCGTCTTGGCGCTATGCAGACTGTAGCAAGAATGCTTGAAAGAGATGATTTTAAAAAACGCTTTGCCAGCCAAAATTCCATCACTCTTTTGGAGTTTTATTACCCATTGTTTCAGGGTTACGATTCGGTGCACTTAAAAGCTGATGTTGAGCTTGGCGGCACTGACCAGAGGTTTAATCTTTTGATGGGGCGAGATCTGCAAAGAACCCATGCGCAAAAGGAGCAGGTTGTAATCATGCTGCCCCTGCTTGAGGGGCTTGACGGAGTTAATAAAATGTCTAAAAGCCTCGGTAACTATATCGGTATAAATGAGCCGCCTAATGAGATTTTTGGCAAAATCATGTCGATTTCCGATGAGCTTATGCTTAAATATTTTGATATGTTAAGCCATAAGAGCGCTCAGGAATTGACAACTCTTAAGGATGCTCTGAAAGCCGGCACATATCACCCTAAAAAAGCCAAAGAAAACCTCGCCATAGAAATAGTAGAGCGCTATCACGGACATGATGAGTCGCTAAAGGCAAAAGAACATTTTGACAAGGTGTTTACGGCTCATGAGATACCAACAGACATGAAAGAGGTCGTAATCATGTCGGCAGAGGCGGTTTGGATATGTAAAATCATGAAAGATAACGCTCTTGCTGTAAGCACAAGTGAGGCAATGAGAGCCATCAAGCAGGGCGGTGTAAAAATAGACGGCAGAGTGGTTACCGACGCTAACGAAAAACTATCTAAAGGTCAGTTCGTTATAAGCGTGGGTAAAAGAAAATTCCTTAAAGTCAATATAAACTAA